One Candidatus Sulfurimonas baltica DNA segment encodes these proteins:
- a CDS encoding response regulator, giving the protein MFKKITLKTKIVSITILGLIVLAVIGGTLSVLDSKQTMMEHEYHSLTSINKTKNAQIKKFLDEKIAHINVLAKASNTRDLVTDLIYVHNQLKAKGDEPYPATHTLAIQKIQPHEEFFQNFTKEYDYSDLLIVCAKHGHVMYSKEKESDLGANLVTGELKNSALAEVWKKVIASKRAVFVDMKPYAPSNNANIMFLGSPIYTNGELTSVLVFKISDKSISKIMQFKYGYGETQEDYLIGQDKLIRSSSSLSMLAKTFDTQSAKEALRGAEDTKLVTNYNGKSVLSAYSPLKIGQDLDWAILSEIDEEEILSSSNKLKNDLIIVSSALLIIIAIVEYFVLLKGVFLPLNKVHEQQDELKEANINMKLQHQELEELAQSLESRVKEEVAQNREKDQRLNDELNRTIKANEKQAWVKDGLTALNEQLTGDISVEDVAQIAITHLGNYLHAGVGVLYSYSHDNKLLTLEGTYAYIQTDNSRDTLELGEGIIGQVALQRSPILLKGIDENNLKVEAGTITQTPLNIYTFPLIYLDKLYGVVELGSNEQFNEKEIEFFNASNRVITTALSTAIQNQKVKDLLKETQLINTQMQEQQQKLEEANANMEEQQQQLEEANAQMEEQHQQLEAQNDSLLKSQNELEKKARDLTASTKYKSEFLANMSHELRTPLNSIILLSDMLQENNANHLDENEVKKAHVINSSGNDLLKLIGDVLDLSKIEAGMMELIIDEFNSTELCDGFQVQFEEIAKQKNLTFKAIDDYKGLIKNDRDRLGQVLRNLISNSLKFTKKGTITLHVESAADEKIKISVSDTGIGIPKDKQESIFEAFQQADGGTSREYGGTGLGLSISLELIKMMHGEIVLDSKENEGSTFSIIIPNLDKKESEKPKEKIEATALHVEVKDDRSALQAKDRAFLIIEDDENFADILKEKVNSQGEYALIAHTGTSGLTLARSYNIKGILLDLGLPDIDGIDLLKEFKTDPSLRKIPVFVISGDHRVKLTKEYGAEGYIQKPITESEITSVIQEIKNSDDEIHEFMSRVNVKSTTNIKESIDLSGKKVLVVDDDIRNIYVLLEALSSKGADVITANDGQEAINTLSNNLDVDIILMDVMMPVMDGYEAAKVIKENTKTKHIPVIAVTAKALSEDRQNALDAGYDDYITKPLQMKMLMEIISAWVEK; this is encoded by the coding sequence ATGTTTAAAAAAATCACACTAAAAACAAAAATAGTATCCATTACGATACTCGGCCTGATTGTACTAGCAGTCATTGGGGGCACACTCTCAGTTCTAGATTCAAAACAAACGATGATGGAACATGAATACCACAGTTTAACCTCGATAAATAAAACTAAAAATGCTCAAATTAAAAAATTTTTAGATGAGAAAATCGCTCATATAAACGTGTTGGCAAAAGCTTCCAATACGCGAGATCTTGTAACAGACTTAATATATGTCCATAACCAGCTAAAAGCAAAAGGCGATGAGCCGTATCCTGCCACTCACACTCTTGCTATACAAAAGATTCAACCCCATGAGGAATTTTTTCAAAATTTCACTAAAGAGTATGACTATAGCGACCTTCTTATAGTATGTGCAAAACATGGACATGTGATGTATTCAAAAGAAAAAGAGTCAGATTTAGGAGCAAATCTAGTTACCGGGGAGTTGAAAAACTCTGCATTGGCAGAAGTGTGGAAAAAAGTTATTGCTTCAAAAAGAGCTGTATTTGTAGATATGAAACCATATGCACCGAGCAATAATGCCAATATTATGTTTTTGGGCTCCCCCATTTACACGAATGGCGAGCTCACTTCTGTTTTAGTATTTAAAATATCAGATAAAAGCATAAGTAAGATTATGCAATTTAAGTATGGTTACGGAGAGACCCAAGAAGACTACCTCATAGGACAAGATAAACTTATTAGAAGCAGCAGTTCTTTGTCTATGTTGGCAAAAACTTTTGATACACAATCTGCCAAAGAGGCGCTCAGAGGAGCAGAAGATACAAAACTGGTTACAAACTATAATGGAAAATCAGTGCTCTCAGCCTATAGCCCTCTTAAAATCGGTCAAGATTTAGATTGGGCAATACTATCAGAGATAGATGAAGAGGAAATTTTAAGCAGCTCAAACAAGTTAAAAAACGATTTAATTATTGTCTCCTCGGCACTACTAATCATAATTGCAATTGTTGAATACTTTGTTCTGCTCAAGGGCGTTTTCTTGCCTCTAAATAAAGTTCACGAGCAACAAGATGAGCTCAAAGAAGCTAACATCAATATGAAACTCCAGCATCAGGAACTAGAGGAGCTAGCCCAATCATTGGAGAGCAGAGTCAAAGAAGAGGTGGCGCAAAACAGGGAAAAAGACCAAAGATTAAACGATGAGCTAAACAGAACCATCAAAGCAAACGAAAAGCAGGCATGGGTCAAAGACGGGCTAACTGCCCTGAATGAGCAACTGACAGGTGATATCAGTGTGGAGGATGTGGCACAGATAGCAATCACACACCTTGGTAATTATCTGCATGCAGGGGTTGGAGTTTTATACAGTTACAGCCATGACAATAAACTATTGACACTTGAGGGGACGTATGCTTACATTCAAACAGACAACTCACGAGATACTCTTGAACTCGGAGAGGGAATTATTGGACAAGTGGCACTCCAAAGGTCGCCAATACTGCTAAAGGGCATAGATGAAAACAACCTAAAAGTCGAAGCTGGAACCATAACTCAAACACCGCTAAACATATATACTTTCCCTCTTATATATCTGGATAAGCTCTACGGCGTTGTAGAGCTTGGTTCAAACGAGCAGTTTAATGAAAAAGAGATAGAGTTTTTCAACGCTTCAAACAGGGTTATAACAACTGCACTCTCAACTGCTATTCAAAACCAAAAAGTAAAAGATTTGCTAAAAGAGACTCAGTTAATAAATACTCAGATGCAAGAGCAACAGCAAAAGCTTGAAGAGGCTAATGCCAATATGGAAGAGCAGCAGCAACAGCTAGAAGAGGCTAATGCCCAGATGGAAGAGCAACACCAACAGCTCGAAGCTCAAAACGACTCCCTCCTTAAATCACAAAACGAGCTGGAGAAAAAAGCAAGAGATTTAACTGCATCTACTAAATATAAATCTGAGTTCTTGGCAAATATGTCTCATGAGCTTAGAACTCCATTAAACTCAATTATTCTACTCTCTGACATGCTTCAAGAAAATAACGCAAATCACCTTGATGAGAACGAAGTTAAAAAAGCACATGTCATAAACAGCAGTGGGAATGACTTACTAAAACTTATAGGTGATGTGCTTGATCTCTCTAAAATCGAAGCGGGTATGATGGAGTTGATTATAGATGAGTTTAATTCAACCGAATTGTGTGACGGATTTCAAGTACAGTTTGAAGAGATAGCAAAACAAAAAAATCTTACCTTTAAAGCCATAGATGATTACAAAGGTCTCATCAAAAATGACAGAGACAGACTGGGACAGGTTCTAAGAAATCTAATCTCAAACTCTCTTAAGTTCACAAAAAAGGGAACGATAACGCTACATGTAGAGAGTGCAGCAGATGAGAAAATAAAGATATCGGTAAGCGATACGGGGATAGGAATACCCAAAGATAAACAGGAGTCTATATTTGAAGCATTCCAACAAGCCGATGGCGGAACAAGTAGAGAGTATGGCGGAACTGGACTTGGACTCTCGATAAGTTTGGAACTTATAAAGATGATGCACGGGGAGATAGTTCTTGATTCCAAAGAGAATGAGGGGAGCACTTTTAGCATTATCATTCCAAATCTTGATAAAAAAGAGAGCGAAAAACCTAAAGAGAAGATAGAGGCAACAGCTTTACATGTAGAGGTAAAAGACGACAGGTCTGCATTGCAAGCAAAAGACAGAGCTTTTCTGATAATAGAGGATGATGAAAACTTTGCTGATATACTAAAAGAGAAGGTAAATTCTCAAGGTGAGTATGCACTCATCGCCCATACGGGAACTAGCGGATTAACTTTGGCAAGGTCATACAATATAAAAGGCATATTGCTGGATTTAGGGCTTCCGGATATAGACGGGATAGACCTTTTAAAAGAGTTTAAAACAGATCCATCTTTAAGAAAAATACCAGTGTTTGTAATCTCGGGTGATCATAGAGTTAAACTCACAAAAGAGTATGGGGCGGAGGGTTATATTCAAAAGCCTATAACCGAGAGTGAAATCACTAGTGTAATACAAGAGATAAAAAACAGTGATGATGAGATTCATGAGTTTATGAGCAGAGTAAATGTTAAGAGTACAACAAACATCAAAGAGAGTATAGACTTAAGTGGCAAAAAAGTGTTGGTAGTTGATGATGACATACGAAACATTTATGTGCTTCTTGAGGCTCTCAGCTCTAAGGGCGCAGATGTTATTACTGCCAATGACGGACAAGAAGCTATAAATACACTCTCAAATAATCTTGATGTTGATATAATTTTGATGGATGTAATGATGCCTGTTATGGATGGGTATGAAGCTGCCAAAGTTATAAAAGAGAATACAAAAACAAAACATATACCTGTGATAGCCGTAACTGCAAAAGCGCTAAGCGAAGATAGACAAAATGCACTTGATGCAGGGTATGACGACTATATAACCAAACCTCTTCAGATGAAAATGTTGATGGAAATTATCAGTGCTTGGGTTGAGAAATAA
- a CDS encoding CheR family methyltransferase, translating to MIHISHSQNIKKILIENSISHHNDIVELHKELNNEDKKTLFEVTFIDIQSIPTLVIKELFKLKNRVTITTTQRSLWSYLSKFGLKNRCIDSIQDKRYKHSREKIKSIAIGGSAGSLEKVMSIIESLPYVDISVFIVIHILPNEKSHLSDILQNITKYRVCEATSNMHVEKNTIYIAPPNNNLLVVDGFIYLDDKEKLNFARPSIDITFKSLVYEYKSALLAILLCGYGKDGSSSLKELHENNSKIIIEDPKECQAKDMLLNAIQTKEYTKILPLKHINNYLNSLLSASIDIDDEIEHFLENIFIIYGYDFRYYDRKSLARRIELIMSNYSITNFKEFESLVLDDNNVFTKLLQAFSINVTTFFRNPEVFKQIRKDILPNIEDLSSIRIWCAGCSRGDEPYSIAIMLDEAGLLDKSQIYATDFNGTILNEAKNALFAKSELDEFTQNYIESGGKKKLENWFNIKDEYIEIKEHIREKVLFFKHNLVSDSSINEFHIIFCRNVLIYFDNKLQESVFDTIYESLYKNGYLILGESEVIPKKHDYTALANKKNKVYKRGL from the coding sequence ATGATTCATATTTCGCACAGTCAAAATATAAAAAAAATACTTATAGAAAACAGCATAAGTCACCATAATGACATTGTTGAGTTGCATAAAGAGTTGAATAACGAGGATAAAAAGACACTGTTTGAAGTTACTTTTATTGATATTCAATCTATCCCGACTTTAGTCATAAAAGAGTTGTTCAAACTAAAAAATAGAGTTACTATTACAACTACCCAAAGAAGTTTATGGAGCTATCTATCCAAATTTGGTTTAAAAAACAGATGCATAGACTCTATCCAAGATAAAAGATATAAACACTCTAGAGAAAAAATCAAATCTATCGCAATTGGTGGCAGTGCGGGGAGTCTTGAAAAAGTTATGTCCATCATAGAGTCCTTGCCTTATGTTGACATCTCTGTTTTTATTGTTATTCATATTTTACCAAATGAGAAAAGCCACCTTAGCGATATCTTGCAAAACATAACTAAATATAGAGTCTGCGAAGCCACCTCAAACATGCATGTAGAAAAAAACACTATATATATTGCACCTCCTAACAACAACCTGCTTGTAGTGGATGGTTTTATATATCTTGATGATAAGGAAAAACTAAACTTTGCAAGACCCTCCATTGATATAACTTTTAAATCTTTGGTATATGAGTATAAAAGCGCACTTTTGGCAATACTTTTGTGCGGTTACGGAAAAGACGGCAGCTCATCGCTTAAAGAGCTGCATGAAAACAATTCTAAAATTATTATAGAAGACCCAAAAGAGTGTCAAGCAAAAGATATGCTGTTAAATGCTATACAAACAAAAGAGTACACAAAAATATTGCCGCTAAAACATATCAACAATTACCTTAATTCACTTTTGTCAGCAAGCATTGATATTGATGATGAGATTGAACATTTTTTAGAAAATATATTTATTATCTACGGTTATGACTTTAGATATTACGACAGAAAATCATTGGCTAGAAGAATAGAACTGATAATGAGCAACTATTCAATAACTAACTTTAAAGAGTTTGAGTCGTTAGTGCTTGATGACAACAATGTATTTACTAAACTGCTGCAAGCATTTTCAATAAATGTAACAACATTTTTTAGAAACCCTGAAGTGTTTAAACAAATCAGAAAAGATATACTGCCAAATATAGAAGATTTATCATCAATTAGAATTTGGTGTGCCGGATGTTCAAGAGGAGATGAACCATATAGCATTGCAATTATGCTTGATGAGGCAGGACTACTCGACAAAAGCCAAATATATGCAACAGACTTTAATGGCACTATTTTAAATGAAGCTAAAAATGCCCTATTTGCAAAAAGTGAGTTAGACGAATTTACACAAAACTACATTGAGAGTGGTGGCAAAAAGAAGCTCGAAAACTGGTTTAACATAAAAGATGAGTATATAGAGATAAAAGAGCATATAAGAGAGAAGGTTCTCTTTTTCAAACATAATTTAGTATCGGATTCTTCTATTAATGAATTTCATATAATCTTTTGCAGAAATGTTCTTATCTATTTTGACAACAAACTCCAAGAGAGTGTTTTTGACACTATATATGAATCTTTGTATAAAAATGGATATTTAATATTAGGCGAGAGCGAAGTCATTCCTAAAAAACATGACTATACAGCTCTTGCAAATAAAAAAAATAAAGTCTATAAAAGGGGACTTTGA
- a CDS encoding hybrid sensor histidine kinase/response regulator, whose product MVINILAVDDIEANLYSLESLLTENKLHTKKINVIKALSGEEALKIVLVQDIDLILLDIQMPGMNGFETAKFLKLNPKTKDIPIVFLTAAFKSDEFIKQGYEVGAIDYFTKPIEKYQFLNRINLYINLFEKTKNLEQAIESIKEETEKSRKQEKQLIEQSRLARMGEMISMIAHQWRQPLSAISTTALDIEMKIELGIYDLETKEGKEDFINYLFLKLGDISDFVQNLTSTINDFRNFYKTNKLSVSIELSVVIEKALNIIKALLENANVEIIQEHNSKEKIELYDSEMMQVIINILQNAQDNFKEKQIKNPQIKITTNKNIITIEDNGGGVPEDVIERIFDPYFSTKDERNGTGLGLYMSKTIVENHHNGKLQVANIDGGACFTIELNSCVTNID is encoded by the coding sequence ATGGTTATTAATATTTTAGCAGTAGATGACATAGAGGCAAATTTGTATTCTCTAGAGAGTCTGTTAACAGAAAACAAACTACATACAAAAAAAATTAATGTCATAAAAGCTTTAAGCGGAGAAGAGGCTTTAAAAATTGTTTTAGTTCAAGATATTGATTTGATTCTTTTAGATATACAAATGCCGGGAATGAACGGATTTGAAACTGCCAAATTTTTAAAGCTAAATCCAAAGACCAAAGATATACCAATTGTATTCTTGACTGCTGCATTTAAATCAGATGAATTTATAAAACAGGGTTACGAAGTTGGAGCAATTGACTACTTTACTAAACCCATTGAGAAGTATCAGTTTTTAAACAGAATAAATTTATATATCAACCTTTTTGAAAAAACAAAAAACTTAGAACAAGCAATTGAATCTATAAAAGAGGAGACTGAAAAAAGCAGGAAGCAGGAAAAACAGCTTATTGAACAGTCACGTCTTGCGAGAATGGGTGAGATGATAAGCATGATAGCTCACCAATGGAGACAGCCACTATCTGCAATCTCCACAACAGCACTGGACATTGAGATGAAAATAGAGCTTGGTATATATGACTTAGAAACGAAAGAAGGAAAAGAAGATTTTATAAACTACTTATTTTTAAAACTTGGTGATATAAGTGATTTTGTACAAAATTTAACATCGACAATAAACGACTTTAGAAACTTCTATAAAACAAATAAACTATCAGTTTCAATAGAGTTGTCAGTAGTTATAGAAAAGGCATTAAATATAATTAAAGCGCTATTAGAGAATGCAAATGTAGAGATAATACAAGAGCATAACTCTAAAGAAAAAATAGAGTTATACGATAGTGAAATGATGCAGGTTATTATAAACATACTGCAAAATGCTCAAGATAATTTTAAAGAAAAACAGATTAAAAATCCTCAAATAAAAATCACGACTAATAAAAACATTATCACAATTGAAGATAACGGTGGCGGGGTACCAGAAGATGTAATTGAAAGAATATTTGACCCATATTTTTCAACTAAAGATGAAAGAAACGGTACAGGGCTTGGTCTTTATATGTCTAAAACAATTGTTGAAAATCACCACAATGGAAAACTACAAGTAGCCAATATAGATGGTGGTGCTTGTTTTACAATTGAGTTGAATTCATGTGTTACAAATATAGATTAA
- a CDS encoding cupin domain-containing protein — MYLHKKINTVEAIPQKAGKGVSMKMLLSSDESPNFAMRNFTIEAGGHMPMHTNIIEHEQYVLGGRALVKIDDETFEAEAGDILLIPAGAAHSYETIGDETYSFLCLVPNGEDCIKII, encoded by the coding sequence ATGTACTTACACAAAAAGATTAATACGGTTGAGGCAATACCTCAAAAAGCTGGCAAAGGAGTAAGTATGAAAATGCTTCTCTCTTCTGATGAATCACCAAACTTTGCAATGCGTAATTTTACAATCGAAGCTGGCGGTCATATGCCTATGCATACAAATATAATTGAGCATGAACAGTATGTATTGGGTGGACGAGCACTTGTAAAGATTGATGATGAAACATTTGAGGCTGAAGCTGGAGATATTCTGCTAATCCCTGCTGGAGCAGCGCATAGTTATGAGACAATCGGAGATGAAACATACAGTTTTTTATGTCTTGTTCCCAATGGTGAAGATTGTATAAAGATTATTTAG
- the groL gene encoding chaperonin GroEL (60 kDa chaperone family; promotes refolding of misfolded polypeptides especially under stressful conditions; forms two stacked rings of heptamers to form a barrel-shaped 14mer; ends can be capped by GroES; misfolded proteins enter the barrel where they are refolded when GroES binds) — protein sequence MAKEIIFSDNARNALARGVAKLTDAVKVTMGPRGRNVLIQKSYGAPIITKDGVSVAREIELKDKLEDMGAQLVKQVASNTADEAGDGTTTATVLANAIFSEGLRNITAGANPIEVKRGMDKACEEILKHLKAASKTVNGKKDIAQVATISANSDSAIGDMIAEAMDRVGQDGVITVEEAKGISDELEVVEGMQFDRGYLSPYFITNTEKMIAEIENPWVLLCDSKINSLKDLLPVLEQVQKTSRPLLIIAEDVEGEALSTLVVNKLRGVLNISAVKAPGFGDRRKAMLQDIATLTGGVVIAEETGHKLESATIQLLGQASRVIIDKDNTVIVNGAGTEEAVKSRIAEIKVQLDATTSEYDKEKLQERLAKLSGGVAVIKVGAATETEMKEKKDRVDDALSATKAAVEEGIIIGGGAALVRAAAKVKLDLTGDQKIGCEIILRAVKAPMKQIAQNAGYDTGVVVNAVEGAENENIGFNAATGEYVDMFEAGIIDPLKVARVALINATSVSSLLLTTEAAIYDIPEETQADTNGGMPPQMGMPGMM from the coding sequence ATGGCAAAAGAAATAATTTTTTCAGATAACGCACGTAATGCATTGGCTCGTGGTGTTGCAAAATTAACAGACGCAGTAAAGGTGACAATGGGGCCTCGTGGTCGTAATGTTTTGATTCAAAAGAGTTACGGTGCACCAATAATCACTAAAGATGGTGTTTCAGTTGCTCGCGAGATTGAACTTAAAGATAAACTTGAAGACATGGGTGCTCAACTTGTAAAACAAGTGGCGTCAAATACTGCTGATGAAGCTGGTGATGGTACTACAACCGCAACTGTTTTAGCAAATGCAATTTTTTCTGAAGGTCTTAGAAATATTACTGCCGGAGCTAATCCTATTGAAGTAAAACGTGGTATGGACAAAGCTTGTGAAGAGATTCTTAAACACCTAAAAGCAGCATCTAAAACTGTAAATGGAAAAAAAGATATTGCACAGGTTGCAACTATTTCTGCTAATTCTGACAGTGCAATCGGCGATATGATAGCTGAAGCAATGGATAGAGTTGGTCAAGATGGTGTAATCACTGTTGAAGAGGCTAAAGGTATCTCTGATGAATTAGAAGTAGTTGAAGGTATGCAGTTTGACCGTGGTTATTTAAGTCCATACTTTATAACAAATACTGAAAAGATGATAGCTGAGATTGAAAATCCTTGGGTACTACTTTGTGATAGCAAAATCAATTCACTTAAAGATTTGCTTCCAGTTTTAGAGCAGGTTCAAAAAACTTCTCGTCCACTTTTAATCATCGCTGAAGATGTAGAGGGTGAAGCACTTTCAACGTTAGTTGTAAACAAGCTTCGTGGTGTTTTAAATATCTCTGCTGTTAAAGCTCCAGGTTTTGGCGACAGAAGAAAAGCAATGCTTCAAGATATTGCAACTCTTACAGGCGGTGTTGTAATAGCTGAAGAGACAGGACACAAACTAGAGAGTGCTACTATTCAACTTCTAGGTCAGGCATCTCGTGTTATTATAGACAAAGACAATACAGTTATCGTAAATGGTGCAGGAACTGAAGAGGCTGTTAAATCAAGAATAGCTGAAATTAAAGTTCAGCTTGACGCTACAACTTCTGAGTATGATAAAGAGAAACTTCAAGAGCGTTTAGCAAAACTCAGTGGCGGCGTAGCTGTTATTAAAGTTGGTGCTGCAACTGAAACTGAAATGAAAGAGAAAAAAGACCGTGTTGACGATGCACTTTCTGCAACAAAAGCTGCTGTTGAAGAGGGTATTATCATAGGTGGCGGAGCTGCATTAGTTCGTGCTGCAGCAAAAGTTAAGCTTGATTTAACAGGTGATCAAAAAATTGGTTGTGAGATTATCCTTCGTGCTGTAAAAGCTCCAATGAAACAAATAGCTCAAAATGCAGGTTACGATACAGGTGTTGTTGTTAATGCCGTAGAGGGTGCAGAGAATGAGAACATAGGTTTCAATGCTGCAACTGGTGAGTATGTTGATATGTTTGAAGCAGGGATTATTGACCCTCTAAAAGTTGCTCGTGTTGCTCTTATAAATGCTACTTCAGTTTCAAGTCTTCTTTTAACTACGGAAGCTGCTATTTATGATATTCCAGAAGAGACCCAAGCAGATACAAACGGCGGAATGCCTCCACAAATGGGAATGCCAGGTATGATGTGA
- the groES gene encoding co-chaperone GroES, producing the protein MNFQPLGERVLVKRVEEANTTMSGIIIPDNAQEKPSRGEVVAVSKEVTNLACGDLVLFAKYAGSEVSLGADKFLVLNLEDIFGIIG; encoded by the coding sequence ATGAATTTTCAACCATTAGGCGAGAGAGTCTTAGTAAAAAGAGTAGAAGAAGCAAATACTACAATGAGTGGAATTATTATTCCTGATAACGCACAAGAGAAACCATCTCGTGGTGAAGTTGTAGCAGTTAGCAAAGAAGTTACTAACTTAGCGTGTGGAGATCTTGTTTTATTTGCTAAATATGCAGGAAGCGAAGTTTCACTTGGCGCAGATAAGTTTTTAGTTTTAAATTTAGAAGATATTTTTGGAATAATTGGTTAA
- a CDS encoding ABC transporter ATP-binding protein, giving the protein MIKLQNVNKYFYKGEEREVHALSDINLTIEDGEFTLFSGPSGCGKTTLLNAIGALDSIDSGEIYLDDKEIGSLNEEDRTTLRLNELGFVFQAYNLVPVLNVEQNIGFVMKLRGFSDEEIKRRVIEVATMLEIDNKLKSLPNALSGGQQQRVAVARAVAAKPKIILADEPTANLDSKNSQKLMDMMKELNEKEGVSILFASHDELILERVRRVIKLNDGAIVDG; this is encoded by the coding sequence ATGATTAAACTGCAAAATGTAAATAAGTATTTTTATAAGGGTGAAGAGAGAGAAGTTCATGCACTTAGTGATATAAACCTAACTATAGAAGATGGGGAGTTTACTCTTTTTAGTGGTCCGTCAGGTTGTGGAAAAACAACACTTTTAAATGCAATAGGGGCTCTTGACAGTATTGATAGTGGAGAGATATATCTTGATGACAAAGAGATAGGTTCACTTAATGAAGAAGATAGAACAACACTAAGACTAAATGAACTCGGTTTCGTGTTTCAAGCGTACAATCTAGTGCCGGTTCTAAATGTTGAGCAAAATATAGGTTTTGTTATGAAGCTTCGCGGTTTCAGCGATGAGGAGATAAAAAGAAGAGTAATCGAAGTTGCCACAATGTTAGAGATAGATAATAAGCTTAAATCACTTCCAAATGCACTAAGCGGAGGACAACAACAAAGAGTTGCAGTTGCTAGGGCGGTGGCAGCAAAACCTAAGATTATTTTGGCAGATGAGCCGACCGCAAACCTTGACTCTAAAAACTCGCAAAAACTTATGGATATGATGAAAGAGCTTAATGAAAAAGAGGGTGTGAGCATACTTTTTGCCTCACATGATGAGCTTATACTCGAGAGAGTGCGACGAGTTATAAAACTAAATGATGGTGCGATTGTAGATGGCTAA
- a CDS encoding FtsX-like permease family protein, with amino-acid sequence MYKLILKMAWKNSFLRPARTLLVIIMIAISMSMMLGIQGLYDGMVVSMIDKNKRSESGDVSIYAKDYRIEKDIKYRVENADKIKEDIQKIDGVEAVVLRLRADGLLSTARKSSFASVIGIDLEEEEKFGAFSEFLKEGNINLQKRGAVIGIELAKILKVSIGSKVIFSTQDSSGEINYIALYVRAIVQTTNISIDSSGIFIDIKQLYKFLGTTSKEATQISVKSKNKKLYGTLKEKYSHLDVKSFLELQPMIKQMEDMMVIFNSITFSIVMSVVFIGIFGVMYVSVLDRIREFGIMMGIGMHYKYIRLQIFLEAIVVGLLGYLGGAFLGAILLIYLRDYGLDLSSFSDALEMWGYEAVILGTIKLSYFTTTFGAIIAASLLSVLIPLRKIKKLNPIEVIKAQI; translated from the coding sequence ATGTATAAACTAATCCTTAAAATGGCTTGGAAAAACTCATTTTTGAGACCGGCTAGAACGCTTCTTGTAATAATTATGATTGCCATCAGCATGAGTATGATGCTTGGTATTCAAGGTCTCTATGACGGAATGGTTGTCAGCATGATAGATAAGAACAAAAGAAGCGAGAGCGGAGATGTAAGCATCTATGCAAAAGATTACAGAATCGAAAAAGATATAAAATACAGAGTTGAAAATGCAGATAAGATAAAAGAGGATATTCAAAAGATAGATGGTGTTGAGGCGGTAGTTCTTAGGCTTAGAGCAGATGGGCTTCTCTCAACGGCCAGAAAATCATCCTTTGCCTCTGTTATAGGCATAGATTTGGAAGAAGAGGAGAAATTCGGAGCGTTTAGTGAGTTTTTAAAAGAGGGCAATATTAATCTGCAAAAACGTGGCGCAGTGATAGGAATAGAGCTGGCAAAAATATTAAAAGTCAGTATTGGTTCAAAAGTCATCTTCTCAACGCAAGATAGCTCTGGGGAGATAAATTACATAGCACTTTATGTTAGAGCGATTGTTCAGACAACAAATATTTCAATTGACAGTAGCGGTATTTTCATAGATATAAAGCAACTCTATAAATTTTTAGGAACAACTTCAAAAGAGGCTACTCAGATTTCTGTTAAAAGTAAAAATAAAAAACTCTACGGCACTTTAAAAGAAAAATATTCACACTTGGATGTTAAAAGTTTTTTAGAACTCCAACCGATGATAAAACAGATGGAGGATATGATGGTTATATTTAACTCCATAACTTTTTCAATTGTCATGAGTGTTGTATTTATCGGGATTTTTGGTGTTATGTATGTATCTGTCTTAGACAGGATTCGTGAGTTTGGCATTATGATGGGGATAGGGATGCATTACAAATATATACGACTGCAGATATTTTTAGAGGCTATAGTGGTCGGACTTCTTGGGTATTTGGGAGGTGCTTTTTTAGGCGCAATATTGCTTATCTATTTAAGAGATTACGGACTGGACTTAAGCTCTTTTTCGGATGCTTTAGAGATGTGGGGTTATGAAGCGGTAATACTCGGAACAATAAAACTCTCATATTTCACTACAACCTTTGGGGCGATAATAGCAGCATCACTCTTAAGTGTACTTATTCCGCTGAGAAAAATAAAAAAACTAAATCCAATCGAAGTTATAAAGGCTCAGATATGA